The following coding sequences lie in one Takifugu rubripes chromosome 8, fTakRub1.2, whole genome shotgun sequence genomic window:
- the adgrg7.1 gene encoding adhesion G-protein coupled receptor G7 has translation MVASFWFPRTPIGLFAYSDKVCDDGTSNAGKPIASARCTNRTGLPRFEEPQILDCGQTLTDIQQNLTNSANIEALASNTQILTSVPQELTPDNITTAAQIVQTLLVSSNVTENVRLAAVATVSQLLSANETDDTEQNNATLGLTVTLDNLSVSLSLSLNTSASQVVQPNLVVQSAQIPAVNTQGVQFTSFSGTAGTFSANRTELNVNTPSVVVDEGSIPEALIFVRFPKEAAVERATPSNVSLGFVLYQNDRFFRSRRYKRQRATIRVLSGTVQGPLVPQHLEMMFRPQMINGTSLYEFACVFWNYELNDWSTDGCSKGNTSDGFLRCFCNHTTNFAALWSFRENYEYAQALDWISTIGLCLSIAGLVVTIVHHLEYNFCKFSGDSKGSVKARVVLLCIYITLLAFIITFLSGVRNYSRQYEISTVPNRETNTVLLSEEYVEPDTGPCTAVTALLHFFLLASFLWNCVYGTQLVLLLRSLHSSLPPYWTKLSHAVGWGIPAVVTAITLAITYRADDPLGYRQEEFCWLAALDKAKRFDYRKPMFWGFLLPVGLILIYNIVLLVLTSMTTCKTNKNLQSTKHLSLRKKVLISFSVAVLLGLSWILGYLVLVTSGQSHLVFSIIFCICTTTQGFQIFILFTARTPSFRKNVSLSLQRLTEVNNELHGRTYHLWKNLKSMSTSETYRDLEDQFSKSLRR, from the exons ATGGTTGCTTCGTTTTGGTTCCCACGCACTCCTATCGGTCTGTTTGCATATTCAGATAAAGTGTGTGATGACGGAACAAGTAATG CTGGTAAGCCAATTGCTTCAGCCAGATGCACAAACAGGACCGGACTTCCACGTTTTGAGGAACCACAGATTCTTGACTGTGGGCAGACGCTTACTGACATACAACAAAAT CTCACCAACTCAGCGAATATAGAGGCGCTTGCTAGCAACACCCAAATCCTGACCTCCGTCCCTCAAGAACTGACACCAGATAACATCACAACGGCTGCTCAGATTGTCCAAACACTCCTGGTGTCCTCCAATGTCACCGAG AATGTCAGGCTTGCAGCCGTCGCTACAGTTAGCCAGCTGCTAAGTGCTAATGAGACAGATGACACTGAGCAAAACAACGCAACTCTTGG TCTCACAGTAACTTTGGACAATCTCTCGGTGAGTCTTAGCCTCAGTCTCAACACCTCTGCGTCTCAGGTGGTTCAACCGAACCTGGTGGTCCAGTCGGCACAAATTCCTGCTGTGAACACTCAGGGAGTCCAGTTCACCTCGTTCTCAG GAACAGCTGGTACTTTTAGTGCTAATAGAACTGAGCTAAATGTCAACACACCATCAGTTGTGGTGGATGAAGGGTCCATACCTGAAGCCCTGATTTTTGTGCGATTCCCCAAAG AAGCTGCCGTTGAACGAGCGACGCCATCAAACGTCTCGCTGGGCTTTGTTCTGTACCAGAACGACCGTTTCTTCAGATCCAGACGCTACAAAAGGCAACGGGCCACCATCCGAGTCCTGTCAGGGACCGTCCAGGGACCCCTGGTGCCACAACACTTGGAGATGATGTTCAGACCACAA ATGATTAATGGGACGTCTCTGTACGAGTTTGCCTGCGTTTTCTGGAATTATGAACTGAATGACTGGAGCACAGACGGCTGCTCTAAAGGAAACACTTCAGACGGTTTCCTGAGGTGTTTCTGCAACCACACCACCAACTTTGCAGCTCTTTGG TCGTTTAGAGAAAACTATGAGTATGCACAAGCCCTGGACTGGATCTCCACCATTGGACTCTGTCTCTCAATCGCGGGGTTAGTGGTGACGATTGTTCATCACCTTGAATACAA TTTTTGCAAATTCTCCGGAGACTCAAAAGGAAGCGTCAAGGCGAGGGTCGTGCTCCTCTGCATTTACATCACCCTGCTGgccttcatcatcaccttcctctCAGGAGTGAGAAACTACAGCAGACAGTACGAAATCTCCACGGTGCCCAACAGGGAAACCAACACAGTGCTGCTCTCCGAGGAGTACGTGGAGCCAGACACGGGGCCGTGCACGGCGGTGACGGCGCTGCTTCACTTCTTCCTGTTGGCCTCCTTCTTGTGGAACTGTGTGTACGGCAcccagctggtgctgctgctccgcAGCTTGCACAGCAGCCTGCCGCCCTACTGGACCAAACTCAGTCATGCTGTTGGCTGGG GAATTCCAGCCGTCGTCACGGCGATCACGCTGGCGATAACTTACAGGGCAGATGATCCTCTGGGATACCGTCAGGAGGAATT CTGCTGGCTCGCGGCTCTGGATAAGGCTAAACGCTTTGACTACCGGAAGCCGATGTTTTGGGGTTTCCTGCTTCCAGTTGGACTGATTCTGATCTACAACATCGTCCTGTTGGTCCTGACCTCGATGACGACATGCAAGACAAACAAAAACCTGCAAAG cACCAAGCATTTGTCTCTGAGGAAGAAAGTCCTCATCAGCTTCTCTGTTGCTGTGCTACTTGGCCTGTCCTGGATTCTGGGCTATCTGGTGCTTGTGACCTCTGGACAGTCCCACCTGGtcttcagcatcatcttctgcaTCTGTACAACCACACAG GGGTTCCAAATTTTCATCCTCTTCACAGCCAGAACTCCATCCTTCAGAAAGAATGTGTCCCTGTCACTTCAGCGCCTAACAGAGGTCAACAACGAGCTCCATGGCAGAACGTACCATCTGTGGAAGAACCTTAAATCCATGAGCACCTCTGAGACCTACAGAGACCTTGAAGACCAGTTCAGCAAATCTTTAAGGCGGTAA
- the LOC115250668 gene encoding mucin-2-like — MTFWFTVIFSLAVTLENCKTEAQTAPSSEQTTGTNMSSAPISTSATIFVPSTTTGTSSPRVPSSDRPQNESTANTTTNSITMAQTTTTFYSSSTYTTNSAKPSTRNSTNFVTSSTTNITTAAIFSPTEPNFLTDSDDFLTTITGTNNATTLPPIDPDIPLTPPVVTTDFPPPDTTPNTSIATTLPPIDPDIPLTPSVVTTDFPPPDTTPDTSIATTLPPIDPDIPLTPSVVTTDFPPPDTTPDTSIATTLPPIDPDIPITPPVVTTDFPPPATTPITSTASNTTTFTSVATTLSHTTFDFHTTPDPFPGNNITTEPSVITPNITTPPITTTKTTENITIHIPTSTTNTTTATTTTPSTPTTTPTPTTTTTPTTTTP, encoded by the exons ATGACCTTTTGGTTTACGGTGATTTTCAGCCTGG CTGTTACGCTGGAAAACTGTAAAACTGAGGCACAGACAGCACCTTCATCTGAGCAAACCACCGGCACCAACATGTCCTCCGCTCCCATTTCTACATCTGCCACTATTTTTGTTCCTTCTACAACCACTGGCACAAGCAGTCCTCGTGTCCCGTCCAGTGATCGTCCCCAGAATGAGTCTACTGCAAATACTACGACTAACTCCATTACCATGGCACAAACTACTACTACTTTTTATAGTTCTTCTACTTACACTACTAACTCTGCAAAACCAAGTACTAGAAATTCAACTAATTTTGTTACTTCATCTACCACAAATATAACTACTGCTGCCATTTTTTCTCCTACAGAACCAAATTTTCTTAccgattcagatgatttttTAACTACTATCACAGGGACAAATAATGCTACCACTTTGCCCCCTATAGATCCAGATATTCCTTTAACTCCACCTGTAGTTACTACAGATTTCCCCCCTCCTGATACTACTCCCAATACTTCTATTGCTACCACTTTGCCCCCTATAGATCCAGATATTCCTTTAACTCCATCTGTAGTTACTACAGATTTCCCCCCTCCTGATACTACTCCAGATACTTCTATTGCTACCACTTTGCCCCCTATAGATCCAGATATTCCTTTAACTCCATCTGTAGTTACTACAGATTTCCCCCCTCCTGATACTACTCCAGATACTTCTATTGCTACCACTTTGCCCCCTATAGATCCAGATATTCCTATAACTCCACCTGTAGTTACTACAGATTTCCCCCCTCCTGCTACTACTCCCATTACTTCTACTGCTTCAAATACAACTACTTTTACTTCTGTTGCGACAACTCTTTCTCATACTACTTTTGATTTCCACACGACTCCTGATCCTTTCCCCGGCAACAATATTACTACTGAGCCAAGTGTGATTACCCCCAATATTACTACTCCACCCATTACCACAACCAAAACCACTGAGAATATCACTATACATATTCCTACTTCTACTACTAATACCaccactgctactactactaccccATCTACTCCCACTACTACTCccactcctactactactaccactcctactactactacccca
- the ftcd gene encoding formimidoyltransferase-cyclodeaminase: MARLVECVPNFSEGRNQKVIDAIAAAIRDTSGCSLLDVDPGASTNRTVYTFVGSPQDVVEGALNAARQAFTLIDMSKHSGEHPRTGALDVCPFIPVQNVSMDDCVNCANIFGKRLAEMLHIPVYLYGEAARKEARRSLPSVRAGEYEALPEKLKIESWAPDFGPATFVPSWGATVTGARKFLIAYNVNLISTKEQAHRIALDIREQGRGKDQPGVLTKVQGIGWYLDEANIAQVSTNILDYEVTSLHMVYEEICRDAKGLKLPVVGSQIVGLIPLKALLDSADFYIQRDGLFIVDEEHKIRLVISKLGLDSLGPFNPQERIIEYMVKPQDESRLVSLSMQQFVKSVGARTAAPGGGSVSAAVAAMGAALGAMVGQMTYGKRQFENLDGVMRRLIPPFHQAMNELLLMVDTDASAFNSYMAALKMPKNTEDEIKRRQAAIQEGLQQAVGVPLALAERINVLWPYLKEMVVYGNIACKSDAQVAAKALEAAVFGAYYNVTINLKDITDKDFKASMQKRASVLLQEAKESAAAVLHTAEERK, from the exons ATGGCTCGGCTGGTGGAGTGCGTCCCAAACTTCTCTGAGGGCCGAAACCAAAAG GTCATCGATGCCATTGCTGCAGCGATCAGGGACACCTCAGGGTGCAGCCTGCTGGACGTGGACCCTGGAGCCTCCACCAACCGAACGGTTTACACCTTTGTCGGGTCCCCGCAGGACGTGGTGGAGGGGGCACTGAACGCCGCCCGACAGGCCTTCACCCTTATTGACATGAGTAAACACTCTG GCGAGCACCCTCGGACTGGAGCGCTGGACGTCTGTCCCTTCATCCCCGTCCAGAATGTCTCCATGGATGATTGTGTCAACTGTGCCAATATTTTTGGAAAGAGACTCGCAGAGATGCTTCACATTCCAG tgtaTCTTTATGGAGAGGCAGCACGAAAAGAAGCAAGGAGGAGTCTGCCATCGGTCCGAGCCGGAGAATACGAAGCGTTGCCAGAGAAA TTGAAAATTGAATCTTGGGCCCCCGACTTTGGTCCCGCCACCTTCGTGCCATCCTGGGGTGCCACGGTAACCGGTGCGCGCAAATTCCTCATTGCCTACAACGTGAACCTGATCAGCACCAAGGAGCAGGCTCATCGTATCGCTCTAGACATTAGGGAGCAAGGTCGAGGGAAAGaccag CCGGGAGTGCTGACAAAGGTGCAGGGGATCGGCTGGTATCTGGACGAGGCCAACATCGCTCAGGTGTCCACCAACATCCTGGACTACGAAGTGACGTCGCTGCACATGGTGTACGAGGAGATCTGCAGGGACGCCAAG GGCCTGAAACTGCCAGTGGTCGGCTCTCAGATAGTAGGTCTGATCCCTCTGAAGGCTCTTCTGGACTCCGCTGACTTCTACATCCAAAGGGACGGCCTCTTCATTGTGGACGAAGAGCACAAGATCCGGCTG GTGATCAGCAAACTTGGCCTGGACTCCCTCGGTCCATTCAACCCCCAGGAGAGGATCATAGA GTACATGGTGAAACCACAGGACGAGAGCCGCCTGGTGTCTCTGTCCATGCAGCAGTTTGTCAAGAGTGTGGGAGCTCGGACGGCGGCTCCCGGTGGAGGATCAGTGTCTGCCGCTGTCGCTGCCATG GGGGCAGCACTGGGAGCCATGGTGGGGCAAATGACATATGGGAAGAGGCAGTTTGAGAACCTGGATGGTGTGATGCGAAGGCTGATTCCCCCATTTCATCAGGCCATGAACGAGCTTCTGCTCATGGTGGACACGGACGCATCTGCCTTCAACAGCTACATG gCAGCTCTGAAAATGCCCAAGAACAcagaagatgaaataaaaag GCGTCAGGCTGCGATCCAGGAGGGTCTGCAGCAGGCAGTGGGGGTCCCGCTGGCCCTGGCTGAGAGGATCAATGTCCTCTGGCCCTATTTGAAAGAAATGGTTGTGTATGGAAACATCGCCTGCAAGTCTGATGCTCAG GTGGCGGCTAAAGCTTTGGAGGCAGCTGTTTTTGGTGCATATTACAACGTCACCATAAACCTTAAAGACATCACAGATAAAGACTTCAAGGCATCC ATGCAGAAAAGAGCATCAGTACTACTGCAGGAAGCAAAGGAgagcgctgctgctgtcctccacACTGCAGAGGAAAGGAAGTGA
- the cyp4f3 gene encoding cytochrome P450 4F3, producing the protein MSVLQLALSWTSVCPLLAVLAAAPVALLTFWTAKLLVRHAWYTHRMACFSKPHARSWLLGHLGQMQSTEEGLLQVDELVQMFTYCCSWFIGPFYHLVRVFHPDYVKPLLMAPASITVKDELIYDHLRPWLGNSLLLSNGEAWSRRRRLLTPAFHFDILKNYVTKFNTSTNTLHDKWHRLLVEGTTNIEVFEHFTLMTLDSLLKCAFSYDSDCQQSSSEYASAIIELSDLIIERRQRILHHWDWIYWRTQQGKRFKKALSIVHKFTRDVVQKRLALISQKGVAELAAHRKRDFVDIILLTKDEDGKGLTDEELQAEANTFMFAGHDTTASAICWSLYNLAHHNHYQEQCRQEVMDLMEGRDVDEIKWEDLSSLPFTTMCIRESLRLHSPVQAVTRRYIQDVKLPGERTVPKGAICLVSIYGTHHNPAVWTNPHDFDPLRFDPKNQEGLSSHAFIPFSSGPRNCIGQKFALAELRVVVALTLLRFRLLPGNDPKRETPFEKVRRLPQLVLRAEGGLWLQIEPVTQTQ; encoded by the exons ATGTCTGTCCTCCAGCTCGCTCTCAGCTGGACGAGCGTCTGTCCGCTCCTGGCTGTGCTCGCTGCAGCACCTGTTGCTCTGCTCACCTTCTGGACGGCAAAGCTGTTGGTGCGACATGCTTGGTACACACACAGGATGGCATGCTTCAGCAAGCCTCATGCCCGCTCCTGGCTACTAGGCCACCTGGGTCAG ATGCAGAGCACAGAAGAAGGTCTACTGCAAGTTGATGAGTTGGTGCAGATGTTCACgtactgctgcagctggttcatcGGCCCATTTTATCACCTGGTCAGAGTCTTCCACCCTGACTATGTCAAACCGCTGCTGATGGCGCCTG CCAGCATCACGGTGAAAGACGAGCTCATCTACGACCACCTGCGTCCATGGCTCG GGAATAGTCTGTTGCTAAGCAACGGGGAGGCGTGGTCTCGCAGGAGACGGCTGCTGACTCCAGCATTTCATTTTGATATTCTGAAGAACTATGTGACCAAATTCAACACATCAACAAACACTTTGCAC GACAAGTGGCACCGCCTGTTGGTCGAGGGCACAACAAACATCGAGGTGTTTGAGCACTTTACGCTGATGACACTGGACAGTCTACTGAAATGTGCCTTCAGCTACGACAGTGACTGTCAGCA GTCCTCGAGCGAGTACGCGTCAGCCATCATTGAGCTGAGTGACCTCATCATAGAGCGCCGACAAAGGATTTTACACCACTGGGACTGGATTTACTGGAGGACCCAGCAGGGGAAACGTTTCAAAAAGGCCTTGAGCATCGTGCACAA GTTTACCAGGGATGTGGTGCAGAAGCGATTGGCCCTGATTAGCCAAAAAGGTGTGGCAGAATTGGCGGCACATAGAAAGAGAGATTTTGTTGATATCATACTTCTGACAAAG GATGAGGATGGAAAAGGGCTCACGGATGAGGAACTTCAAGCCGAGGCTAACACGTTCATGTTTGCTG GTCACGACACCACAGCCAGCGCTATCTGCTGGAGCCTGTATAATTTAGCACACCATAATCACTACCAGGAGcagtgcagacaggaagtgatggatcTGATGGAAGGACGAGATGTCGATGAAATAAAGTG GGAGGATCTGTCCAGCCTTCCCTTCACAACCATGTGCATCAGAGAGTCCCTCAGGCTTCACTCTCCTGTTCAGGCTGTGACGAGGCGGTACATCCAAGACGTGAAGCTGCCTGGGGAGCGCACTGTCCCGAAAG GTGCCATCTGTCTGGTCAGTATTTATGGaacccatcacaaccctgcTGTTTGGACAAACCCACAt GACTTTGATCCTCTGCGATTCGACCCCAAAAACCAGGAGGGTCTGTCTTCTCACGCCTTCATCCCCTTTTCCTCAGGGCCCAG GAACTGCATTGGACAGAAATTTGCTCTGGCTGAGCTGCGCGTCGTTGTGGCCCTGACGTTGCTCAGGTTCCGTCTGTTGCCAGGGAACGACCCAAAACGCGAGACCCCCTTTGAAAAAGTCCGGCGTCTCCCCCAACTTGTCCTACGTGCTGAAGGCGGCCTGTGGCTTCAGATAGAACCTGTGACTCAAACCCAATGa
- the LOC105416781 gene encoding insulin receptor substrate 2-A-like isoform X1 → MEENAVDHNTKSPGPSNGTTLSRISSNQAWESPRCPPPWIITHQEEQNSQDHPAGLHSNPPSQFTEEFFCSSQTATSLIPLASTLVMSSWQQSDVVKQGYLGKLERNHRRYFVLRAGSHMGPSRLEWYKNQQKFAAMEKSGSKAALFGSSKQGVIYLRCCLGVSRICSARRGHTVALYAKDQTMVLVAEDQWEQEEWYLAVKKLIEEWKEEECREGFSEEDDGYCTLPPTPYFREVWPVTVKPRGLGCSKSLTGESRLCLTVSSLILVKVGVSSDLPSVTIPLLSVRRFGHLDGSFYLELGRSAPSGAGEVWMEATDQAAAQNIHEAVREAVRAMRVLPTFNGSPTSTHHCQTLASQRCRPKHKDKPVNVRSPGPRGTPPTRKPESPTRRESHKPESALRPILHFSPPKSHPITMESKPEHHPSGMEDWEPEEEEQGLGYVMMSPQASQPPDDYVVMVSPHKHDWPACSTLQTSINSSTSVCFAPLFPSQPQTEEHIQPCRLTSMSSQQSEAGTSQSQLSVGCGEQRRPPRQTWTTSTPVRTIHGHVIGSPVMRRQGGSSSDWSPVGPPVRRSLLSSCLLSCLQDNTC, encoded by the exons ATGGAGGAAAATGCCGTAGACCACAACACAAAGAGCCCTGGACCTTCCAACGGTACCACTCTGTCCCGCATCAGCTCCAACCAAGCATGGGAGTCACCTCGGTGTCCTCCCCCCTGGATCATCACccaccaggaggagcagaatTCTCAGGACCACCCTGCTGGGTTGCACTCAAACCCGCCATCACAGTTCACTGAGGAATTTTTCTGCTCCAGCCAAACAGCCACATCTCTGATTCCTCTGGCGAGTACCCTTGTCATGTCCTCATGGCAGCAAAGCGACGTGGTGAAACAGGGTTACCTGGGGAAGCTGGAGCGCAACCACAGAAGATATTTTGTCCTTAGAGCAGGAAGTCACATGGGACCGAGCCGACTGGAATGGTACAAGAACCAGCAGAAATTCGCAGCGATGGAGAAGTCCGGTAGCAAAGCTGCACTCTTTGGCTCCAGCAAACAAGG GGTGATCTATCTGAGGTGCTGCCTGGGTGTGAGCCGGATCTGCAGCGCTAGGAGAGGCCACACGGTGGCGTTGTATGCCAAGGATCAAACCATGGTGCTCGTGGCAGAAGACCAGTGGGAGCAGGAAGAATGGTACCTGGCTGTGAAGAAGCTGATTGAGGAATGGAAGGAAGAGGAGTGCAGGGAAGGTTTTAGTGAAGAGGATGACGGTTACTGTACTCTGCCCCCAACACCGTATTTCAGGGAG gttTGGCCTGTCACTGTGAAGCCCAGAGGTCTCGGCTGTTCCAAGTCTCTAACGGGGGAGAGCCGGCTTTGCCTGACAGTGTCGTCTCTCATCTTAGTAAAAGTGGGTGTGTCCAGCGACCTGCCGTCAGTTACAATACCGCTCCTGAGCGTTCGCCGCTTTGGCCACTTGGATGGGTCTTTTTACTTGGAGCTCGGCCGGTCGGCACCAAGCGGAGCAGGTGAAGTCTGGATGGAAGCAACAGATCAAG CAGCCGCTCAGAACATTCACGAGGCAGTTCGAGAAGCTGTGAGGGCAATGCGCGTTCTGCCCACTTTCAACGGCTCGCCAACCTCCACCCATCACTGTCAGACTCTGGCGTCACAGCGCTGCCGACCCAAACACAAGGACAAGCCGGTAAATGTGAGATCACCGGGTCCACGTGGGACTCCGCCCACCAGGAAACCAGAAAGTCCAACTCGCAGGGAGTCCCACAAACCAGAATCTGCCCTGAGGCCTATTTTGCACTTCAGCCCTCCTAAGTCCCATCCAATCACCATGGAATCAAAACCAGAACATCATCCCAGTGGGATGGAGGACTGGGAACCTgaggaagaagaacagggccttGGATacgtgatgatgtcaccacagGCGAGCCAGCCTCCAGATGATTATGTCGTCATGGTGAGCCCACACAAACACGATTGGCCAGCCTGCTCGACTCTTCAGACATCGATCAACAG CTCCACCTCCGTGTGCTTTGCTCCCCTTTTCCCATCACAACCTCAGACAGAAGAGCACATTCAACCATGCAGACTGACATCCATGTCGAGCCAGCAGTCCGAAGCAGGAACCAGCCAATCGCAGCTGAGCGTGGGCTGCGGGGAGCAGAGAAGACCTCCAAGACAGACCTGGACCACATCAACCCCTGTGAGAACCATCCATGGTCACGTGATCGGTTCTCCTGTCATGAGGCGGCAGGGAGGGTCCAGTTCAGACTGGAGTCCAGTTGGACCGCCCGTCAGGAGGAGCCTACTGTCATCATGTCTGCTTTCGTGTCTTCAAGACAACACATGCTGA
- the LOC105416781 gene encoding insulin receptor substrate 2-A-like isoform X2, which translates to MEENAVDHNTKSPGPSNGTTLSRISSNQAWESPRCPPPWIITHQEEQNSQDHPAGLHSNPPSQFTEEFFCSSQTATSLIPLASTLVMSSWQQSDVVKQGYLGKLERNHRRYFVLRAGSHMGPSRLEWYKNQQKFAAMEKSGSKAALFGSSKQGVIYLRCCLGVSRICSARRGHTVALYAKDQTMVLVAEDQWEQEEWYLAVKKLIEEWKEEECREGFSEEDDGYCTLPPTPYFREVWPVTVKPRGLGCSKSLTGESRLCLTVSSLILVKVGVSSDLPSVTIPLLSVRRFGHLDGSFYLELGRSAPSGAGEVWMEATDQAAQNIHEAVREAVRAMRVLPTFNGSPTSTHHCQTLASQRCRPKHKDKPVNVRSPGPRGTPPTRKPESPTRRESHKPESALRPILHFSPPKSHPITMESKPEHHPSGMEDWEPEEEEQGLGYVMMSPQASQPPDDYVVMVSPHKHDWPACSTLQTSINSSTSVCFAPLFPSQPQTEEHIQPCRLTSMSSQQSEAGTSQSQLSVGCGEQRRPPRQTWTTSTPVRTIHGHVIGSPVMRRQGGSSSDWSPVGPPVRRSLLSSCLLSCLQDNTC; encoded by the exons ATGGAGGAAAATGCCGTAGACCACAACACAAAGAGCCCTGGACCTTCCAACGGTACCACTCTGTCCCGCATCAGCTCCAACCAAGCATGGGAGTCACCTCGGTGTCCTCCCCCCTGGATCATCACccaccaggaggagcagaatTCTCAGGACCACCCTGCTGGGTTGCACTCAAACCCGCCATCACAGTTCACTGAGGAATTTTTCTGCTCCAGCCAAACAGCCACATCTCTGATTCCTCTGGCGAGTACCCTTGTCATGTCCTCATGGCAGCAAAGCGACGTGGTGAAACAGGGTTACCTGGGGAAGCTGGAGCGCAACCACAGAAGATATTTTGTCCTTAGAGCAGGAAGTCACATGGGACCGAGCCGACTGGAATGGTACAAGAACCAGCAGAAATTCGCAGCGATGGAGAAGTCCGGTAGCAAAGCTGCACTCTTTGGCTCCAGCAAACAAGG GGTGATCTATCTGAGGTGCTGCCTGGGTGTGAGCCGGATCTGCAGCGCTAGGAGAGGCCACACGGTGGCGTTGTATGCCAAGGATCAAACCATGGTGCTCGTGGCAGAAGACCAGTGGGAGCAGGAAGAATGGTACCTGGCTGTGAAGAAGCTGATTGAGGAATGGAAGGAAGAGGAGTGCAGGGAAGGTTTTAGTGAAGAGGATGACGGTTACTGTACTCTGCCCCCAACACCGTATTTCAGGGAG gttTGGCCTGTCACTGTGAAGCCCAGAGGTCTCGGCTGTTCCAAGTCTCTAACGGGGGAGAGCCGGCTTTGCCTGACAGTGTCGTCTCTCATCTTAGTAAAAGTGGGTGTGTCCAGCGACCTGCCGTCAGTTACAATACCGCTCCTGAGCGTTCGCCGCTTTGGCCACTTGGATGGGTCTTTTTACTTGGAGCTCGGCCGGTCGGCACCAAGCGGAGCAGGTGAAGTCTGGATGGAAGCAACAGATCAAG CCGCTCAGAACATTCACGAGGCAGTTCGAGAAGCTGTGAGGGCAATGCGCGTTCTGCCCACTTTCAACGGCTCGCCAACCTCCACCCATCACTGTCAGACTCTGGCGTCACAGCGCTGCCGACCCAAACACAAGGACAAGCCGGTAAATGTGAGATCACCGGGTCCACGTGGGACTCCGCCCACCAGGAAACCAGAAAGTCCAACTCGCAGGGAGTCCCACAAACCAGAATCTGCCCTGAGGCCTATTTTGCACTTCAGCCCTCCTAAGTCCCATCCAATCACCATGGAATCAAAACCAGAACATCATCCCAGTGGGATGGAGGACTGGGAACCTgaggaagaagaacagggccttGGATacgtgatgatgtcaccacagGCGAGCCAGCCTCCAGATGATTATGTCGTCATGGTGAGCCCACACAAACACGATTGGCCAGCCTGCTCGACTCTTCAGACATCGATCAACAG CTCCACCTCCGTGTGCTTTGCTCCCCTTTTCCCATCACAACCTCAGACAGAAGAGCACATTCAACCATGCAGACTGACATCCATGTCGAGCCAGCAGTCCGAAGCAGGAACCAGCCAATCGCAGCTGAGCGTGGGCTGCGGGGAGCAGAGAAGACCTCCAAGACAGACCTGGACCACATCAACCCCTGTGAGAACCATCCATGGTCACGTGATCGGTTCTCCTGTCATGAGGCGGCAGGGAGGGTCCAGTTCAGACTGGAGTCCAGTTGGACCGCCCGTCAGGAGGAGCCTACTGTCATCATGTCTGCTTTCGTGTCTTCAAGACAACACATGCTGA